The stretch of DNA GAGTCCCCGGTGCTGATggacgcccacgccgaggCTGGCTTTCAGGTGGGCaggccgttcgccgcggagggcgcgtaCGACTTTGGCGCCGAGCGGGACATGACGCGGCGCGTGGCGGGACTCGGGAAGGTGATGCTGAAGCACCgactgacgccgccgccgagggaggcgTACTCGTTGCACCGAAAGTTATCGGGCGCGTTTCTGGCGTGCATGAGgatcggcgcgagggtgcccGCGAGGACGATGCTGCGGGAGATGTACGAGAAGTACGAGttcggggaggaggaggatgtggagtcggacgaggaggaggaggcggcggcggcgaacgcggcgtagTGATTGGTTTGTGAATGCGTCGCACACAATCGTCGTTTGTTTTCGTTTCGTATTCGCATCCGTCACGCGGCGCAGACGAAGCCATCCACCAGTTCGAGATGTACCGAGTACCGAAACGTACAGATGATCCACCGAGATGTCTGTGTTCGTCTCGCACGCAAGGGAATCATCTGGGTCTGTAACATCTCGAACTGGTGGATGCGCCAGTCTGCGActcaaggaggcggcgccgtccccgagTTTGAGTGAGTCCAGAGAGTTGGAGGTTCCAGATGACGCGTGATCCACTCCGCGGTGGAAGAATCGCGGATGATGCACTCACGTAATCTGGACCTCGTGCTCAATCAAactcgtggacgacgaccgtaGACCTGCGCTCCACGAAGCGGTTTCAATCCTGCGTATCGTTTGTATCGCGGCGATCACTtgtcgccgccccggcggccaccgccgcgcctgccgccacctcctcctcctcggccaccgccgccgccaccgccaccgctgcggtcgcctcctccgaggctgaggccgccgccgccgctgtcaccgccgccgacgggaaAGACCTCAGCGTCACCGCcaaaaccgccgccgccgccgccgccgccggagccgccggaAAAGTCAAAGTCACGGTTTtccttcccgccgccgtcggcgccggtggaagcctcgccgcggttgtcaaagccgccgccgccgcggtcggaaAAGTCGAAaccttcgccgacgtcgtcgaatgTCCCGGGTCCTTCCTCCGAGGGATTCGACTCGCGAGTCTCGCGTTCGTTCGCAAAGTCAAACCCGTCGGCCGAATCCTCCTTTCCCGTTTGGCCCGGGTCTGGGCTGGTCGGCTCTACGCCGGTatcggccgcgtcgcgttcgccggcgcggtcctcgcgggtTTGggactcgtccaccgcggtctcGTCATCGGGGGTATCGCGCTCGGGCGGGCTGCCCTCGGACTCGGTCTCGGGCGGTGTCTCAAGATCGGTCTCAAGATCGGTCTCAAGATCGGTCTCAAGATCGGTCTCAAGATCGGTCTCAAGATCTGTCCCTTCATCAGTCGCGGGAGCGCCTCGGTCTTCGCCGGCTTCGTCAGTCGGCGAGACGATTGGCTCGCCCTCGGGCGGGGAATCCtccacgggcgcgacgacgcgcgacgcgtcgtccaccgcgggcggctcgtcgATGTCCTTCTCGCTGTTTTTCCACgagtccacgtcgccgccgacgttgACGTTGACGTCcaccttggcgacgacgttgaAGATCGGGTTGTATCGGATCAGCGTGTTCCGAACGTCGTAccgcacgacgacgatcaGGCGGTCGTACGCGTACCACCACCCGCCGGGGATCCACTCGGGGATGTACACGACGAAtcgaacggcgacgccggagcaGGACGCGCACGGTCGGTACGCAGATAGAATCTCGCAGTACTGAAAAAGTTTTTGTTTTTGGGAAAAAGTGTTTTTGACGTCAGCGGCGTTGGACGTTCGAGAGTGTGTGACGCTCCGGAACCGCGCGGACCGTCCGAgaaacgcgccgccgctcgaggagcgccgcgtgtCGTCGTATCGGGTCAGGGTGGGTGGGTTTCGCGGTGTTTCGCGAAGTGTGCGAAGGGTCGggaagcgacgcggcgagggcgcggggtcgagTGCACCTACCctctcgtcgaggtcgatggacgcggtgaacgcggcgcaGAAGTCGCGCTGCACGGCCGGATCCGCGAAGTCGGAGGGTCGAAACCCGTCCAACACCACGGTGCTCTCCACGGGACGAACCTGGaccctcgcctcggcgacggtcgcgaaggtggccgcgaggaggagggcgacggcggcgagcgcgggggaggggcgcgggagacgagcggaggagggcgacatCGCGCCGCTTCTGCGACTGGcgggggcgatcgcggcgggggggtaggtgcggcggcgagtgggtCCCGGACAGGCGAGAAGAAACTCCTTCTGCTGGGCACGGTGCCGCCGTAACCTTGGACAGACCGAGCTCAAAAACGAAAAAGTTCGCTCTGTTCCAGCCAGCAGATGCTGACTGGACAAGGACCACGCGGATAACCCTATCGCGCGCGCACAACACcgacgcgcccatcgccgacgccccgtTCGACACACGCGAGGATGCAGGTCACCGCTTCCGCGTCCCGTACCACGATCGTTCCCGCGAaggtcgcccgcgcgacccgccgcgcgtcgcgcgtccccgtcgcatGCCGCGCGTCATCCACGAACGATCGTGACGTCGGCACTTCAACCTTGGCGGATCGatgcgcgcgtctcgcgacgtccaccctcaccgccgcggctcttcTCGCCGCCCCGATCGGACCCGCGCACGCCAGGCTCGAGGGCGTCAACAACCCCCAGATGCTCCCCCCCGGCCCGCCCCAGgaggtcctcgacgtcgcgggctACCTCACGAAAGGCGAGATCGCGCGGCTCACCACCGAGGTGCGCAACCTGGAGAAGGACACCGGATACAAGCTGCGGGTCCTGGCGCAGGCCTATCCCAAGACCCCGGGGCTCGCGGTGAAGGACTACTggaacgtcgacgacgatacCGTCGTGTTCGTCGCGGACCCCGGCTTGGGGAACATCCTCAACTTCTCCGTCGGTCACAACGTGGATCTCGACGTGCCGCCCTCGTTTTGGACCAGGCTGAGCGGCAAGTACGGCACGAAATTTTACTGGCAGGAGAATGGCGAGGAGGCGTCAATCTCCaacgcggtgagcgcgatcGACACCTGCTTCCGCGAGGAGCCCGGCAAGTTGAAGTGCTCGAAGGTGcagggcgagctcggggagGAGCCCAGCAGCGGGAAGTTCGGGAAGGCGTGGTTCGGATCGTGAATCCGTTTTTGTTCGTCTCCAATTTACCTTTCAACTACTCTTACGCCACTAACTTAAAAACTACCGCACTCGCGTCCTGACCGCCTGGTGCTAGAGCGAGACGGACGTGGCggtccacccgcgcggaacgtcggcgccgccctgtACCCTCcgcagcgtcgcggcgcccgtgacgcgcgccttcccgcgacgacccgccgccgccgtttgTTCGAATCGCTCTCGAAACGCCgccacagctgtgcgcgcgtcctccgcggtggccgcgtcgtcgacccgcgcgaggagcgccgcgaacgcgtcgtccctcccgtcctccgcgcgcgccgccgcggggcgcgtgtctccggccgtcgccgccgctaaCGCCGCCCTCAGTCGTTCCTCGCGCGagttctcctcctcgccggcggatgTCGATTTTGATTCCGACGCACCCTCCGCCGACATCACCTCCGccatgagcgccgcgttgcgtcgcagccgtcgctccgcctcgtcctccgccgcctcgcgtgCGGCGTCCACGGCTCGCGCGGCCCTGTACCTccactcgtccaccgccgcgctctcctcccgcgcgcgcctcacgacgtcgcggaggtcgACGAAGCCGTGCGACACCTGGCGcagcgcggtcgccgcctcgcggtCGTGCATCATCTGCGGGCCCCGGCGGTGGTGGTTCGGGGCGAGATCGGCCGGCcgggcggagacgcgcgcgggcttcgggtcggtcgcgcgcggaggcggcgcggccgcggccgagaccatcggcggcgtcgcctcgaggCTGTCCcacgagggcgcgggcaacggcgcggagagcggcgtcgagagcgtcgccggcggtcgATTCGTCTGGGGCGTCCCTTCGAGCCAACCCTTGCGCAGACCGAGCGCCTCCAAGAGCAGCGTCTTCTTGTTCTTGGCGCCGGGAGGGCGGCCCCTCTTGCGCTTCACGGGGGCCGCATCGCCCGGAGCAGGGCCGAGATGCGCGGGTCGCAGGCTGGACGCGCCGTGCGGCTGCGCCGGAGCCAGCTTCCCCAGCGGCTGCTGCTCCATCCCGATCTGGCTGAGGGGCGGGAAAGCGTTCGACCTGAGGGTGTTTTTTACGAGCGTGTCGATGAAAATGCAAAATCTACGGATGCCGCCGCTCTCCTCTCACGGCATCTCTATCCACTTGAGCGATCCCGCGAGCAGGTTCCTCGACGGCAGctcccccgcgctcggcgacacGAACGTGAACCGCCCGTTCCGCATGTCAACCTCCGTGACGAAGATGAAACCCGCGACGTTGGAAGACAGCAAGTCGGCGTTGCTCCTGCCGTGCGAAACCGCGAGCACCGAGTTGAGAAGCGACATGGACGGCGCCACGGTGGTGACCCTCAGCGGGTCGCTGCTGCTCTGCTGGCCGATGGgaagcgccgtcgcgggggctCTCGGTCCTCCGCCGACTTTGAAGATGGACACCTGGCCGAAGGGCAGCGTCTGCGAGTGCGGCTGCAGCTCGGCGCCCGGGGCTCCGTAGAAGTACTCGCGAATCTTCTGGTCCCTGCACCTCCGGCGAAACTCCGGAGACCTCTCCACCACGCCGCCGGACTTGTTGAGCTTCCAGACCCTCACGGGCGTTCCCTCGCCCGGCACGTCCCCTCCGACCCTTTTGCCCCGGAAATCCCGCGTCAGCTCCGAGTGCAGACGCTCctggccgacgacgacgacgttgtcCACCTTCAGCGCGTCGAGAGCGTGCAGCAGCAGCTTGTACCCTTGCCCCTCGACCCACCCCATGGTGTTGATCACCAcgcccgcggctctcgcggcggggttggACGCGTGCCGAGCGTCcagcatcgccgccatcctctcCACCAGGTACCTGTACAGGTCCGGATTGTTCCCCGGGCTCGTGTCACCGGCGAAATACACCAGCGGCATCTCGAGCGGCAccccctcctcggcgtctaTCGGCCTGTCCacgggcacggcgccgaTCGTGGCGGGGCACGTGATCCCGCCCTGGCCGAGGTCCAGGTCCACGAACAGCGGCGCCCACTGCTTGCGAACGGCGTAGTTGGTCAAGATCTTCGCGATGGAGGATTTTCCCACGTCGGTTGgtccgacgagcgcgactcGCGGGCCGTCAGAGgcgaagccgtcgtcgcccgcggcgcccgcggcggcggccgccttgcgcctctcctcgaggacgccgtcgaggttgaGGTACTGCGTCATCGGCGTGTCCCTCGCGACGTACTCGAGCTCGGTGGCGCCGAGCACGTCGATCGTGGCGCCGTGCCACGAGAAGACGGCGTGTTTGCCGCCCGGCAGCGTCACGGGGGTGCCCTTCgggagctccgcgccgaAGATCtcggcggtgccgtcggtGAGGGTGACCTTGACGCTGGTGCCGATCTTGACCTCGACCCtgaactcctcctccttgttCAGGTAGTGCGTCTGGGTGCCGGCGttgggcgcgtcgtcgcccatgTTCCGCggctcaccgcgcgcgatcggtgtcgatcgacgacgacgacgacgacgaagattcgcgcgcgtcgcgcgacccGAGTCGGGAGGAACGCGTGGCGGGACGAGACgatgcgcgtcgcctcggcggccgggttcgtgcgccggcgaccggaaacgcggtggacgcggcgcgggtgcgaggAGCGCTCGAATGCGAGGCGTGTCGGGAGGTGGAAGTGCGGGGGCGACTCGCGCCTCGGCAACCCTAAAAAGCAACAGTCGTGGGACATGCAGCGCCCCTGCTCCCACCTTCGTAGTCTACCTACCTTCGGTACCAAGCACGACACGTGATTTATCGCGTTATAAAAGACCCGTAGACACGCGTTATTAAAGTGTCAGACGACCGACACGCGCAAGACCACtcgggagacgcggcggtcgacgcggaaGGCGCGCACGACGTGGTCATCCAGTAACTCGGTGCACCCGCGAgagggcgcgatgacgcgcggcgaggaggcgcgcggaccCTCGCGGTGCGTCCCCACCGCAACCTCAAAACCTCGCGCGACGCTTCTCACCACGTGGCCCTTTTCCCGTCCACGAGATATTCCTTTTCCAGCGCAGACATCCGGGTCGAATGCTCGgacggcgatgcccgcgctGACCTCCAATCGTCCCTTCTTCGCGCACAGGTCCACCGCGCAGTTCTTCGCGCTGGTGCGCAAGAACTTCACGCTCAAGACCCGCGGCATCCTCTGCTGCTGCACCGGCGTCGAGATCATCCTCCCGGTTTTCTTCCTCGCCGTGCTCTGCCTGCCCAAGGCGCTCGTCAAGGACAGCGTCAACAACGATGTGGTCACCAAGCCCTACCAGATCGCCACTCCTTGGGGCTCCACGGAGTAcagcggcgggcggggggccTACTGCGTCGACGGGTAcaagctcctcgtcgcgcccgccaccccggaggcgacgcgcatcGCGAACAAGGCTGCGATGAACTTGATCTGCAGCGGCCCGCGGAGTTCGTACGTGGACAGCTGGGCGGGCAACTTTTTGAAGGCGATCGGGTGCGAGACGTGGGGGGGGATGGACACGCCGTCCGAACCGATGGTGCACCacgaccccgcgctcgcggcgctcatctgGAACGGCACCGGATCGTCcaggctcgccgacgtcaacgACCAGGAGTACCAAATCTACCACGGCAGGGCGAACAACTCCACGACGACCATGCGAGAGCTGTGCCGCGACTCGTGCCTGAGGGACACGAACGGCTGCTACAAGGACACGTGGGGCGATCACGTCCTGCCCCATCTCGTCAAGACCTTCGCCACCAAGGCTGACGGCTTGGCGTGGATCGAAGCTAACCCGGGCCCGACGCTCGCCTTCGTCGcattcgccgcgggggtggagggAAGCGAAGACGCCTCCGCGAAAAAAGTGAGGTACAGCCTCCACACGAACACCACCGcgtacgacggcggcgagtgccAAAACAGCGACAGCGGCAACTGCGCGTATCGCACCCGCGAGTACACGGTGAACGAGTGGGAGGCGGAGAGCGATAACCCCTCGTGGAGGGGTTACGGGGTCTTCTCGAGGGTGCAgaacgcgatcgacgcggcgttgatcgacgagaaggacggcgacggcgtcgactaCGGCGTcacgctcgacgcgtccgtcagGCCCTTCCCCTGGCTCGGTTACGACTACAACATCGGCggcatcatcgccgccggcgtcttttccatcctcggcgccctcgcgtttATGTCAAACGTGGTGATCATCATGAagtccgtcgtcgtggagAAGGAGCTGCGCCTGAGGGAAGGGATGCAGATGATGGGGATGTCTTCTAACATGTACTGGCTGTCGTGGTTCTACACCCACTTCCTCACGGCGATGTGCACCGTGGTTCTCATCGTGATTATCGGCATGTACCCGTTTGAGTACACGAATCCTTTCCTGCAGCTGGTGTTCTACACGCTCTGGATCACGAGCTGCATCCTGTGGAACTACATGATATCCACGGTGTTCAGCCGAAGCatcaccgcgagcgtcgtggGATGCTTCGTGTACGTCatgtccatcgcgccggcgatcgcggtgCGCATCGTGTCCCCTCAGGGCAGCGCGGGCTGGCTCGCCACTTGTCTGCTGCCGGGCTCCTCCATCAACATGTGGGGGCACATactcgcgaggctcgagctcgcgaaggaaGGGATCACGTTCGAAACCGCGGACAAGCACATGAACAAGTACGGCgacttctccgcggcgtccgtcatCGGCATGGTGTTCCTGGACTGCGTGTTGTACGCGCTGATGACGTGGTACCTCGACAAAGTTTGGCCCACAGAGTTTGGCCAGAAGCTCAGCCCGCTTTTCCCGTTTACCAAGGAGTACTGGCTCGGCGAGTCGCacaacgtcgacgacgacagcgcgACGGGCAAGGAGACGACCGAATTCGGCGAGAACTTCGAGCCCCTCACCGACGACCAGCTGCGTAAGGCGTCGGTCAAGATTCGAGGCTTGAAGAAGCAGTTTAGCAacggggtcgtcgccgtagaCGACCTCACCGTGACCTTCGTCCCCGGCCAGGTCTCCGCGCTTCTCGGACAcaacggcgcggggaagaCCACGACGATCAGCATGCTCACCGGCACCCTCaacgccaccggcggcgacgccgtgatCAACGGCAAATCCATCCGCACCGAGATGGGACGCATTCGCGAGTCGTTGGGCATCTGCCCCCAGTTTGACGTCCTCTGGCCCACGCTGACGGTGCGCGAGCACTTACGACTCTACGCCGCGTTCGGGGGAATGGACAAAGGCGCGATCCCGGCCGAGATTGtctccgcggtgaacgaggTGGCGTTGTCCGAAAAGTTGCACTACAAGACGGGGCAGCTGTCCGGCGGGCAGAAGCGAAAGCTGTCGCTCGCCATCTCCTTCATCGGAAAACCCAGCGTGGTTTTCCTGGACGAGCCCACGAGCGGCATGGACCCTTACTCGCGCCGATTCACCTGGGAGGTGATCCGCAagcgagcggcgacgtcgtccatcaTGCTGACCACGCATTtcctcgacgaggctgaCCTCCTGTGCGATCGCATCGCCATCATGAGCGCCGGCAAGCTGGCGTGCGTCGGGTCGCCGGTGTTTTTGAAGAATCGATACGGCGCCGGTTACCACCTGACGCTGGCGCGTaagtcggcgagcgcctcccaGGGGAAGATATCGGCCGGTAACGCCGACGGGGTACTCGCGCTGGTGCGCAAGTACGTCGGGGAcaacgcgacgctcgcgtccgacgtGGGCGCCGAGCTCTCCTTTACCCTGCCGTTTGAGTCCACCGCCAAATTTCCCGACCTGTTCAAGGATCTGGACGGCAAGCTGGACTCGCTCGGGTTCCAGAGTTACGGCATCTCGTGCACCACCCTGGAGGAAGTGTTCCTTtccatcgcgcggggcggcgtcggtggcaACTCGGAGGCGACCAGAAAGTctctggacgcggcgagaccCGCTACCGACGTCAACGGTAACGAATCCAAGCTGCTGAtggacgacccggacgacgaggacctcgacgaggcgggccATCAGATTCGCGCGGGTTACGTCACCGGCTggccgctcgtcgcgcgccagtGCAAGGGACTGCTGTGGAAACGCCGGCTCAACTGGCAGCGCGACTGGAAGAGCATACTGGTGCAGCTCGCGTTCCCGGTGCTGTTCTTCGTGCTCGCCCTCGTGCTCGCGGGCTTGGAGTACGAGGACTCCAAGGATTTTCAAAACATGGAGGTGACCCGCCGCATGCTCGGAAACCGACCCACGATCGCCAGCGTCAaggcgaccgacgcggaggccgccgcggttttCGCGCAGTGGCCCGAAGGGACCGCCGTGACCCGCGCGTATCAGCCCATGATGGACTGCGCGTGCAACTGCCCGGCGAAGGGCCAAAACGCCGTTTTCGATACGGCGGCTTGTTGCATGCAAaacctcaccgccgccatcgcgggcgccgccgcggcggggctctccgcggacgcgacccTGGGGTACTGCGCGCAGGCGTCCCTGAGCGGCTTCGGCTCGGCGCAGGGTTCGTGCGGCCTCAcgtcgggcggcgtcggcgcggcgggcggcatGGACGTGAGCCCCCAGTGCGCTTCGGGTGGCGGCGACACCTTTGACGCGTACCTGTGGAGCGTCACCGAGGAGAGGGTGACGTGCGACAGGCAGGATACGATCGGGTGCGACGCCCTCCACGTCGAGGGgtacgacgcggcgacggggcggtaCCAGCACACGGTGTACGCGCATCAGAGCGCGTATCACAGCGTCCCGGCTACCGTCAACGAGGCCAACTCGGCGATTTTGAGGAAGAGGACCGGCGGCGCCTACGTGGGCATATCGGTGTCAAACGAGTGGCTCCCCGAGGTGAAGCGGttcgtggacggcgacgtggtggACAGCAGCAACGACACCACGTTCATCACGTCCCTGTTCATCGTGATGGGCGCGTCGATCCtcaccgcgtccgtcgtcgtcttccccGTGTACGAGCGTCGCAACAACAGCAAGCACCTGCAGATGGTGAGCGGCATCAACAAGGTGGCGTACTGGTGTTGCCACTGGCTCGCGGATGCGGCGCAGATGATTGtcccgatcgcggcgatcatGATCATCTTCGCGGCTTTCAACATCGAGCAGTACCGCGGgcagctcgacgccatctTCGTCCTGACCCTCTGCTTCGTCTTGTGCTCCATCACCTACACGCACCTCGTGGGCTTCTACTTCAAGAACGAGTTCTACGCCTTCGTCGGCCTCACCGGCGCCAAGCTGTTCCTGTCCGTCATCTGCACCGCCACCGGCATGGTGTTGGAGCTCCTGAAGGACGTCAACGACGACACCAAGAAGGCTtacgcggcgctctccgtgATCCTCCCCATTATCATCCCCCACTACTCCTACGGCAAAGGACTGTACGACATCGGCCAGAACAAGCTGAACGAGAACCGCCAGCGGTTCAACGCGCAGACCATGAGTCTCACCCCCATGGGCAGCAAGGACTGGTGGGCCGAGGACGTCATCGGAGACGACATCGCGTggctcgtcggcctcgccgtgGGGTTCGGCGTCCTCATCATACTCGTCGAGCTCTCCGAGGGGAGCATcgccacgctcgcgtccaagGGGCTGGAGTTTTTGAGGATCAGGTCCAGGAACACCTCCGCGGACAACTcgtcgctcgacgaggctgacgacgaggacgtcgcggaggagcgccgccgcgtgaacgacgcggcggccgccggcTTTAGCGCCGATCGAAGGGGAGAAAACTCCGCCgacacccgcgacggcgtgatcCTCCACGGAATCACCAAGACGTTCGGGTTCGGGTccggcgcgaagaaggcggtgCGCAACCTATCCGTCGGCATGCCCCGCGGGCAGTGcttcggcctcctcggcatcAACGGCGCGGGTAAGACGTCGACGTTTAAGATGATCACCGGGGAATTCGCGCCCACCAGGGGCGATACCCGAgtgctcgtcaccggcggcggcaagcgCGAGTACCTCAGCGTGCACGAGGACCtgtcccgcgcgcgaaccgtcATGGGATACTGCCCGCAGTTCGACGGCCTTCAACCCAACCTGACCGGCCGGGAGCACCTGCAGTTTTACGCGCAGGTGAGGGGCGTCCCGGACGAGTTGATCGAGCACACCGTCAACGCGTTGCTCGAGAAGATGTCGCTGACCAAGTACTCGGAGCGACAGGCGGGGACCTACTCTGGAGGAAACAAGCGCAAGCTCTCGGTGGCcatcgcgctcatcggcgaGCCCGCGGTGGTGCTCCTGGACGAGCCCTCGACCGGTATGGACCCCGAGGCGCGTCGTTTCATGTGGGACGTCATCTCCGCGAGCACGAGGGGGCGCACCATCGTGCTGACGTCTCACAGCATGGAGGAGTGCGAGGCGCTGTGCAACCGGATCGGCATCATGGTCGGCGGCCAGTTCAAGTGCCTCGGCTCGCTGCAGCACCTCAAGAACCGGTTCTCCGAGGGGTACACGGTGGACGTGCGGTTTCAGTCGGGCCTCGCGCGGATCGTctacgacgccgtcgtcgccaagggtATCCACGCGCAGGTCATGGAGAGCCACGACACGGAGCTCAAGCTCAGGGTGGACGACACCGGCAACACGAAGCTTTGGCAGatcttcgccgcgatcgaggaCATCCGCGCGATGAAAAAGCCGGAGCGACACGTCGTGCAGGTGGACGGCGAAGATCCCATCCCGGTaggggcggacgacgccggcggcttgATCGACGATTACTCCGTGTCGCAGACTACGCTGGAGCAGGTCTTTGTGcggttcgcgtcgacgcagaGCGAGGAGACGCAGCACGCGCCGGGAATGACGCCCGGGATTGACGGGTTGGGGCAGCCGCCGTTAGGATCGTCCCTCGCCGttcagccgccgcctccgcagGGCGAGTTTCACCAATTCGCCCCGGCggatgccgacgacgaacgcgccccgccgccggacatGGTCCCGCCGGGATACGTCCAGCGACCGTGACGCGACGACTGGGTACTACCGtgtcgacgcgacgattGATTAGCGCCCGCGCACAATATATAAATGCGGTATTGTTTTACATAAACGTCACGAGTAAACCTTCAACTCATGCTCACCATACTCACCTATTGAACCCCCCTATTGTATCTCCACTCGTCGAACTTTTCAAACGGGTTCCGAGCTTTCCCGTCGATGAGGGACCCGACCCCGTCCGCGCTCAACTCCGGCTTGTCCCCCTCCCCGCCGTGCCACCGCATGTACCGTCGCATTATGTCGTTCACCGTCTTAGGCGACTCGTGCGCGGGGCAGTGCCCCGTGCCGCCCAGTTCGTAGTAatccgcgtcgcgcacggcTCTTTTCAATCGCTGCCCCCACAGCGGCACCACCCACGGATCGTCCCGGCCGTACagcatcgcgacgcgcatcCGCCCACGTTTCGTCTCTTCGTTCACCGCGACAAGCATGTCGTCGAACCCGAGGGCCGATTTCGGGGACCAGACGACGGAGCagaacgcgtcgagcgcgtgcggGTTCTCGGTCGGCGCCACGATGTTTGCCACCAATTCATCGTCCAACCTCTCCcgtccacccgcgccgtACACCAGCCCCAGCAACCCGCGGACGTTCTCTACCGACCGGAACGAGTCCCAGTACGTTCTGAGTGGGGCGCGGAtccaacgcggcgtcgggagcgccccgcgccacGGCGCTAACTTACCCAGCGCAGAcccgtcgtccgggtcgctCGGGTTGAAGCCCCAAAACGGCGTTGCGTTGAGCAGGAAGAGACCGGCGACGAGATCGGGcctggtcgccgcgaggtagACCGCCAGGTAGCCGCCCAAGCTGTTGCCCGCGACGTACAGGTGTTCCGGGGCGCCCACGATCGTCTCGACGAAGTGCTCGATCTGATCCCTCCACGTGTCGGCGCCGTATTGGAacccggcgatggcgtcgtcgtctgggGAGCTCGCGGTTGGCCAGGACGATCCTTGGCCGCAGTAGTCGAGCGCCCAGACGCacgtgtcgtcgtcggcgaggtcgcggaGCTGCGCGTCGTAGTGGAACGTTCCGACGCCGAAACCGTGCAGCAGCAGCAC from Micromonas commoda chromosome 3, complete sequence encodes:
- a CDS encoding ATP-binding cassette superfamily ((ABCA)); this encodes MTRGEEARGPSRCVPTATSKPRATLLTTWPFSRPRDIPFPAQTSGSNARTAMPALTSNRPFFAHRSTAQFFALVRKNFTLKTRGILCCCTGVEIILPVFFLAVLCLPKALVKDSVNNDVVTKPYQIATPWGSTEYSGGRGAYCVDGYKLLVAPATPEATRIANKAAMNLICSGPRSSYVDSWAGNFLKAIGCETWGGMDTPSEPMVHHDPALAALIWNGTGSSRLADVNDQEYQIYHGRANNSTTTMRELCRDSCLRDTNGCYKDTWGDHVLPHLVKTFATKADGLAWIEANPGPTLAFVAFAAGVEGSEDASAKKVRYSLHTNTTAYDGGECQNSDSGNCAYRTREYTVNEWEAESDNPSWRGYGVFSRVQNAIDAALIDEKDGDGVDYGVTLDASVRPFPWLGYDYNIGGIIAAGVFSILGALAFMSNVVIIMKSVVVEKELRLREGMQMMGMSSNMYWLSWFYTHFLTAMCTVVLIVIIGMYPFEYTNPFLQLVFYTLWITSCILWNYMISTVFSRSITASVVGCFVYVMSIAPAIAVRIVSPQGSAGWLATCLLPGSSINMWGHILARLELAKEGITFETADKHMNKYGDFSAASVIGMVFLDCVLYALMTWYLDKVWPTEFGQKLSPLFPFTKEYWLGESHNVDDDSATGKETTEFGENFEPLTDDQLRKASVKIRGLKKQFSNGVVAVDDLTVTFVPGQVSALLGHNGAGKTTTISMLTGTLNATGGDAVINGKSIRTEMGRIRESLGICPQFDVLWPTLTVREHLRLYAAFGGMDKGAIPAEIVSAVNEVALSEKLHYKTGQLSGGQKRKLSLAISFIGKPSVVFLDEPTSGMDPYSRRFTWEVIRKRAATSSIMLTTHFLDEADLLCDRIAIMSAGKLACVGSPVFLKNRYGAGYHLTLARKSASASQGKISAGNADGVLALVRKYVGDNATLASDVGAELSFTLPFESTAKFPDLFKDLDGKLDSLGFQSYGISCTTLEEVFLSIARGGVGGNSEATRKSLDAARPATDVNGNESKLLMDDPDDEDLDEAGHQIRAGYVTGWPLVARQCKGLLWKRRLNWQRDWKSILVQLAFPVLFFVLALVLAGLEYEDSKDFQNMEVTRRMLGNRPTIASVKATDAEAAAVFAQWPEGTAVTRAYQPMMDCACNCPAKGQNAVFDTAACCMQNLTAAIAGAAAAGLSADATLGYCAQASLSGFGSAQGSCGLTSGGVGAAGGMDVSPQCASGGGDTFDAYLWSVTEERVTCDRQDTIGCDALHVEGYDAATGRYQHTVYAHQSAYHSVPATVNEANSAILRKRTGGAYVGISVSNEWLPEVKRFVDGDVVDSSNDTTFITSLFIVMGASILTASVVVFPVYERRNNSKHLQMVSGINKVAYWCCHWLADAAQMIVPIAAIMIIFAAFNIEQYRGQLDAIFVLTLCFVLCSITYTHLVGFYFKNEFYAFVGLTGAKLFLSVICTATGMVLELLKDVNDDTKKAYAALSVILPIIIPHYSYGKGLYDIGQNKLNENRQRFNAQTMSLTPMGSKDWWAEDVIGDDIAWLVGLAVGFGVLIILVELSEGSIATLASKGLEFLRIRSRNTSADNSSLDEADDEDVAEERRRVNDAAAAGFSADRRGENSADTRDGVILHGITKTFGFGSGAKKAVRNLSVGMPRGQCFGLLGINGAGKTSTFKMITGEFAPTRGDTRVLVTGGGKREYLSVHEDLSRARTVMGYCPQFDGLQPNLTGREHLQFYAQVRGVPDELIEHTVNALLEKMSLTKYSERQAGTYSGGNKRKLSVAIALIGEPAVVLLDEPSTGMDPEARRFMWDVISASTRGRTIVLTSHSMEECEALCNRIGIMVGGQFKCLGSLQHLKNRFSEGYTVDVRFQSGLARIVYDAVVAKGIHAQVMESHDTELKLRVDDTGNTKLWQIFAAIEDIRAMKKPERHVVQVDGEDPIPVGADDAGGLIDDYSVSQTTLEQVFVRFASTQSEETQHAPGMTPGIDGLGQPPLGSSLAVQPPPPQGEFHQFAPADADDERAPPPDMVPPGYVQRP